The Rhodopirellula halodulae genome includes the window ACAACAGCATGCCTCGGTGCAGACGCCACCGACCAACATCCCTGCAGAGCCCGTGTGGCAGCCCGCCATGCAACCTGTAGCGGAGCCGGTTGAAGCTCCCGCCAAGACAGTTCTTGCAACTCCTGTCGATCCTGCTCCTTCAGCGGTAGCGGCGACCGACTCCGATTCATCCGAGCCCATCGAGTTTTCTCTCAACGATGCGTCCGGCTTCGAAAATGAATCCGCGGAGGACGTGTCACTGAGTTTCTCCGACTTCGATGAGCCGTCGCTCGATAGGAGCTTGGCCAGCGAGGTGGAGGAAGGCGCGGTCGCCGACGAGGTGCGTTTGCCGGAGGCCGTGAAGTTGCCCGAGCCTTTCAATATCACCTCGGCAAAGAAAGTGGAGTTGCCCGCAACGCCGGTGGTGTCGAAAGAAACGCTACCTCGGTTGCCGCTGCCTGTTCATATCAATTCACCAACGAGTTTGATGGCCGAGCAAGCTCCTGCGGCTCCGCGGATGCCTGTCAAGATTGAGACGCCTTCGTCGCTGGAATCCGTGAAGATGGATCCGGTTCCGACTGCACCACGTCATCGTGCAGCGGTTGCTGTGGAAGCACCACCGATGGTTGCCGTTGCGAAACGCAAGGCGTCCAAAGCATCAACGGCTTCGCGAGTCAGTGCCGCCCCGATTGTTCCCGCTGCGTTGGCTGGGCACCGTGATTCGGTGAACACGGTCGTGGCGAGCCAGCAGCTTCCAGTTGATGAATCCATCACCGCCACTGTTCAGTGCGAAGCGGAAGATGTGACCTCGCTCAGTGTTGATGGGATCATCCGAGGCGTCACGGTCGACGACGAATCCATCGCTCAGGTGATCAGCACCAACAGTCGGCACCTGCGGCTGATTGGGATCCGTCCCGGAACCACACGTGTGATGGTCGAGCGACTCGAAGAAGGTTCACAGGAACCCGTTCGCGAAATTTATCTGCTCAACATCGCCTCGGCCGCGAAACAGAACGCTCGATCCAGTCAACAGGAGCAATCCTTGATGTCGGTGATCGAAGACAAGTACCGCACCGCATCGGTGCAACTGACGCGTCAAGACGATCGCATTCTCGTTGAAGGAGCTTGCGACAGTGTCGAGGACGCGAAACAGATCGTTCGATTGATTCGAAAGACCTATCTGGTTCCGGTGGAAGATCAGCTGATCATTCGCTAGTTCCCGTTTTCACTGTCCAACCTACCACTACCCAACCACCGTCGGTCACCGTGCCGCTTTGTTCGTCCTGAGGTTCAATTATGAACAACAACTGGTTCCCTCGATTCGCCGCACGAATGTTCGGCACGCTTGCCGCGGTTGGTATGGCATGGTCGGGTTTGGGCGTTGAAACCACCCAAGCTCAGCAAGTCAACTCAATGCAGTCGGCCAACACGCTGATGCACGAAGGACAAGCATTCCGAGTGGTGCAGGCGTCCGATCCCGCCGCGGCCGGATGGAACTTGGACGCGTTCCAGACCGCGACCGATTCGAGCTCTTCCGCGTTTGGAAGTCAGATCGCTCAAGTCGGGCATCGCCACCATGTTCAGTCCTGCGGCAGTTGCGGCACCCAGTGCGGCGGAAGCTGCGGTTCGGTGGGCTACGGTGGCGTCATGGCATGTCCGACCTGCGATCCTTATCGCTACGCCACGGTCGAAGCCTTGTACATGCGACGTGAAGGAATCGACAACTTCACCTTGGCTCGCGACTTCGCGCTTGATGATCCTGACTTTGAGTGGGCTCCCCGGATCACTGTGGGGGTAGTGCCTGACTGCGTAAACGGGTTTGAAGTCGGCTTCACGGGGGTCTTGAACTGGGAGTCCGACGTGTCTGACACCACGGGAAACCTCGTTACTTTATTGCAACCAGGTGCTGGTGTTTCACTCGATCGATTCGGTGCAATCGGAGACGAAGCTGAGTCGCAACGACAAATCTATGATTCCCGCTTCTGGTCGGTTGAAATGAACCGAACCATGATGGCTTGGGACGTTGCAAAGCTCTCGATTGGCGGCCGATACGTCGATTTTGTAGAAGAACTGAATTACACCAGCTACAACGGTATTGCTCCATTCGACGAAACCGAAACTGGCATCTTGCGTAATTCAGCTGAGAATCGGCTGATTGGTTTGCAGGTCGGGGCCGATATTTTTAACCCAATCGGAAGATTCTCATCAAGCTACGTTAGGGCTAGGGCCGGTGGCTATCTGAACCTCGCAGAGTCCGACATCTTTATTAGCGATGCAAACACACGTCAAGTTTCAGGATCAAATAGTTCATCTGAGTTCAGCGGTCTGTTCGAATTCGGAACGGGCGTCCGCTACCAAGCCGGTGAGATCTTCGCCGTGCGTGGTGGTTTCGAAGCTTGGTACCTCACCGGCGTCGCGACGTCGGAAGAACAAATCAGCTCGGCGACCGTGACTCCAACCTTCGGACGCTCGTTGATCGCCGATGACGATGTCTTCTTCATCGGTTTGACCTTCGGTGCTGAACTGAAGTATTGAGCTGAAGCACTCAGCTGAAACGCTGAGCAAAGCGGCATCCGCCGCGAACATGACAGACGAAACGCGACTCACCGGTCAGATCCTTCGGGAACTGATCGGTGTTTGTCATTTCTTATCGCGTCGAATCTTCTTCTGCAGCCACCGTTTCGCGGAATTGCTGGGGCCACTGCTCTGCGAATCGGAGGGACGTTTGGTTTGTGCGATGCTGTTCTCGATGATGCGAGTCTTGGTTCGCTCGAGGTCTTTGCCGCACTCGGGGCAATGGGTGGGCGGTTGGTTGACGCGAACGTTGCAGTTGGGGCAGTAGTGTTCAATCGTTGGGCGGCGAGCCGCTTCAAACAATCCACCCACCTCGGATGCGGTGAACCAATTGGAGTCGTCCTTGCGGATCTTGGTTTCCGCAACCACGGAACCGTCGCGCACCAAAGCCAGCAATTCAGCGGGCTTCAGGGGGCCGAGTTGTTCATCGCCTCTCTGAACAAACCAAACGGACATGGTCAAATGGACTCAATGTGGAGACTGCGTCGTCGTCGCTCGGAACGCCGAATGTCATCGATCAATCCAGCCACTTCGCCGACCTTGTTGATTCCGATCAGTTCCAATTCTGGGTCGCTGCGATCCGAGCTGGTGATCGAAATCGTACCGACTTGAAAGATCCGTTGGATGGGGCCTTGCTGATAGCTGACGTCGTCAATGTCGATGACTTCGATCCGGTCGGTGCGGCGTGTCAGGATGCCGGTTTTGTGAATGAAACGTTGGCTGGTCAGTTCATAGTGCACGCCCAAGCGTTTGGCTGCGTAGCTGAGTCCGACCAGGATCCAAAGAACTGCGATCACGATCAGTGCGATTCCAAACGTGAGCTGTTCAATGAAACCCGCGGCAACCAACAAACCGATGCTGATCAATGTCAAACCTATCCATGAACCGACCATCGCTTTGGGGCTGTAGCCGCCTTCCCAAAGCGTTTCTTCCGGTTCGTGGTCATCCAGAGAACGCTTGCTGGCCGCGGCCTCTTCGAAACGTTGCCGCGGTGTTCGGTCATCAGCGGGTGATGTCGGTGGAGTCGACGACGCGGCCGGTGCCAATGGATCCGCAGCCGTTGGTTCCGTTGCCGAATCGGGAGTGGTTGGATCGTCCGTTGGTTTGCCCGTGTCAGTCATCGTTGAGTCGTTCCTGTTGATTCAATTCGAAGGTGGTGGTCCAAACGGAGGCGATTCGACGCGGTTGCAAAAGAGAAAATGCCGTGCCGCTGAAGAACCTCACGCGTATCCCTGGCCGAAGCTGTTGCTGTTGGGGGCGCGACGCGAAGGTCGCAAGGCCCCAGAAGGTCACAAGGTCGAGGATTGCTGAACCAGACACCTCGCATCCGAAGACGTTCTGGACGATCATAGCACACCTGCGAAAGACTCGTGAATGATGCTGGACCGCTTCGACCACGCGATAAAATTCTCGAAGAACTTTCCGAGCAGGACGTCCGCGTTGCTGACCTCCGCCGATTGAATGCCCGATTGCACATTGAAAACACCACTTTCGACCGCCAATGCGTTGCCCGTTTTGCCATTCCGATAACGACAAAGTCCTGGATTCACGGACGGCGGAGGCTGGGTACGTGGTTCGGCGGAAGCGGCTCTGCCAAACCTGCCAGCGGCGTTTCACAACGCTGGAACAAATTGATGCCTTGAACGTGCGAGTGGTCAAGAGCGACGAAACTCGCGAACCGTTTGACCGCGAAAAAATCAAGCGTGGGATCGAGCGAGCGTGTTCGAAACGGGAAGTGACCAGCGACGAAATCGAACGCACGGTCCAAAAAATTGAAGAAGCCATTTACGCCGAATTTGACATGGAAATTCCAACGGCAAAGATCGGCGAAGTGGTGTTGCGAAAACTGGCCGCCTTGGATGAAGTCGCCTACATCCGTTTTGCCAGCGTGTATCGAGAATTTGATGACGCGAAAGACTTTTTGCAAATCGTTTCGAATCTTCAACGTGACGCTCAATCGGAAGGTTCTTGATGAGTCGTCGTACACCGCTGGCGTGGAAGAACTTGATTGGCAACCCGGCGCGGCTGTGCATCGCAGCGGCGGGAGTCGGATTCGCGGCGGTGTTGATGTTCACTCAAAACGGATTTCGAAACGCTTTGTTGGACAGTCCGGTTCAGCTCATCGAAGTGATCGATTGCGAGTTGGTTGCGATCAGTCCCGCACGTTACATGTTGCCGGTGGATGAGCGGTTCCCGCGGTCTTTGTTGCGTCGCGTGAAAGCGGACGATGCCGTCGCCGATGTGCAAGCGTTGTTGGTCGAACGCACGATGGCTCGTGTGCGAGTCGCGGGAAGTCCCGCGCGGCCCATTCGTGTGATTTCGGTACCCGACGAAACGCTGCCTGCGGCATCCGAGAGGGCCGCCGAGGATTCTTCGACAAAGACCAAACGCACTTGGTTGAACATTCCGGGACTGGACGAGAATCGGGTTCAACTTCGACGACCCGGGACGGCGCTGGTCGATCGCAAGACACGCTCGGAGTACGGTTTCGATTTCGAGTCTTTCGGCTTCCAGCCATCCGGCGCTCCCGCCGAGCAAAGCATTGAGTTGTCGCAACAGTCGATCGAGTTGGTGGGAGCGTTCACACTGGGAACGGATTTTGCCAACGAAGGATCGCTCTTGATCGCCGAGTCATCGTTCCCTACGTACTTCCCTCGACGTGGCATGGGGAAACCGTTGCAGGTCGTCGACCTGGGGCTGATTCGTCTGCACGAAGGGCATTCGCCAGGAGAGGTTGCCAAACGCTTGACGCAAATGGCCGAAGGGCAATGGCAAGTGATGACCCGAGAACAAATTCGCGATCGTGAGCAAACATTCTGGAGCGAACAAACGCCCGTTGGGATGATCTTCCTGATCGGGACACTGATGGGGTTCGCGGTGGGAATCATCATTTGCTACCAAATTCTCTTCACCAATTTGCAAGACGCGATGTCGGAGTATGCGACGTTGAAGGCGATGGGGTATCCCAACCGGTACTTCGTTGGGTTGGTGATTCGGCAATCGGTGTATTTGTCGGTTCTCGGTTTCATTCCCGCGGTTTTGATCGTGCTGGGACTGTTCCGGGTTTTGGAGTCGCTGACGGGATTGCCGATGGCACTCACGCTGCCCCGAGCCGCTTCGGTGTTGGCCCTGACAACGTTGATGTGTCTGATCAGCGGTTTGTTGGCTCTGAGGAAATTGGTCCGAGCGGATCCCGCCAGCCTGTTCTGAGCACGTTGCTGCTCTGGGCTTCCCCAGAACCGACCATTTTCCCGCTCTGGGGCGAGCCAAACATTCTCCTCTGCACTTTTCACGGGAATCGTCGTCGCACTGGTCGCTGGTGAACCGCGGGCGATACAATGAGACTCGACGCATCGGTTCCGCACGGACGGGAATCGAGAACGTTGCTCCGCGGCGAATGCGTGTTTGATTTTGTTCTCTTTCGCTTGAACACGATGCTTTTTTCAGTGACGCTTTTTCCATTGACCCGTTCACCCTTCTACTCATTCGCGAATCGCGGGTCTTGGGGGACGCACAAAAACTCTCGAGTTGGCCTCCGCGTCGGGGCTGGCTTCCTGGCATTGGTCGGTGGGCTGTCGCTGTTGCTTGCAAGCCAATCGTCCGCGACGGCTCAAGGACTGTTTGATTCGCGACGTCGGGTCGGCGAGGCGGAGTTTCTGCCGCCACCTCGAAGCATGCGGCAAGTCGTTCGTGATGCGGAAGAAGCCATTGAAGAAGAACGCTACAGCGATGCGGTTGTGCGGCTCGGAGAGTTGTTGATTCGCGCGGGCGATGATCCCGCTTCCGAATTGCGACAGGACTACTACTACCCAATCAACTTCGCGGACACTGAGGACGAGGATGCAAGCGATCGGCAATCCAATCGACTACGCAATCTCTCTCAGCCGGGCGGGCTGCCGATCGAACAGTTTGATGGCAACGCACCCGGTCAAGATCCCGAGGCACTTGCAGAGCTTCAACGTCGGTTGCCTCGAAGCATGCTGGAATACGTTCGCGATTTGATTGGGCAGCTTCCTGAAAAAGGTCTGGAAGTTTACGAACTGCGTTACGGTCCTTTGGCGGGAAAGTTGCTTCGTGAGGCGGGACCCACTCGCGATTGGAAAGCGGTTGAGCGTGTTCGTCGTGAGTACTTTCACACGCAAGCCGGTTACCAAGCCTCCCTGTTGTTGGCGATTCGCGAATGGAACTTGGGCAACCCATTGGCATGTTCTTTGTTGCTGGATGATCTGGTTGCGAATCAGCGAATCGTGAATCAGTTGGGTGATTCGGTCGTGGTGCTGCATGCCATGGCTTGTTTGCGAGGCAATCGACCGTTGCCGTTGCCAGCCAAGCTTCCACAGGCGTTTAGCGATGCTTCGACCAACCAGGCCTCCGCCACGACAGATCCAGGGGCCAATCAAGCGGCAGAGGTGTTGGCTTGGAAGGAATGGGTGCAAACGCAAAGCAAATCCGCGACGGTGACGGTCGATCGTTTGGCGGAGGATTATCCGATCTTGGGTGGTGACGTGAATCGCAACCAATCCGGTTCCGGTCAAATGCCTCTGAGCAATCCACGTTGGATGGTGGAGTCATCGGCAAGTCCGCGACAGGAAATGATGATTGAGGAGAAGACTCAGCAGCTCAAAGCCACCGGTCAATTGCCGCCTCCGTCTTGGACGCCGTTGCGAGTTGGCGATCAGTTGATGATGCGAACGACTCAGCGTGTG containing:
- a CDS encoding pilus assembly protein N-terminal domain-containing protein — translated: MLIGKTVKPMGSTRSVCICKRERLARWLTQTIVAGGCLAASQLITQPLMANEASQALPPIRLVSGTIHSNPFVAPSQSSKEVAAGSRVNLIQSNGNVTADGHAVLHPIRQTSDQSMSEIKLKSIGTAVGLLPIGAPATEHQPLVVEPAPVPQPKINPHAQPDYDRVQSNEMVMVAPSMAAVPQQHASVQTPPTNIPAEPVWQPAMQPVAEPVEAPAKTVLATPVDPAPSAVAATDSDSSEPIEFSLNDASGFENESAEDVSLSFSDFDEPSLDRSLASEVEEGAVADEVRLPEAVKLPEPFNITSAKKVELPATPVVSKETLPRLPLPVHINSPTSLMAEQAPAAPRMPVKIETPSSLESVKMDPVPTAPRHRAAVAVEAPPMVAVAKRKASKASTASRVSAAPIVPAALAGHRDSVNTVVASQQLPVDESITATVQCEAEDVTSLSVDGIIRGVTVDDESIAQVISTNSRHLRLIGIRPGTTRVMVERLEEGSQEPVREIYLLNIASAAKQNARSSQQEQSLMSVIEDKYRTASVQLTRQDDRILVEGACDSVEDAKQIVRLIRKTYLVPVEDQLIIR
- the nrdR gene encoding transcriptional regulator NrdR yields the protein MRCPFCHSDNDKVLDSRTAEAGYVVRRKRLCQTCQRRFTTLEQIDALNVRVVKSDETREPFDREKIKRGIERACSKREVTSDEIERTVQKIEEAIYAEFDMEIPTAKIGEVVLRKLAALDEVAYIRFASVYREFDDAKDFLQIVSNLQRDAQSEGS
- a CDS encoding PH domain-containing protein, whose translation is MTDTGKPTDDPTTPDSATEPTAADPLAPAASSTPPTSPADDRTPRQRFEEAAASKRSLDDHEPEETLWEGGYSPKAMVGSWIGLTLISIGLLVAAGFIEQLTFGIALIVIAVLWILVGLSYAAKRLGVHYELTSQRFIHKTGILTRRTDRIEVIDIDDVSYQQGPIQRIFQVGTISITSSDRSDPELELIGINKVGEVAGLIDDIRRSERRRRSLHIESI
- a CDS encoding FtsX-like permease family protein, translating into MSRRTPLAWKNLIGNPARLCIAAAGVGFAAVLMFTQNGFRNALLDSPVQLIEVIDCELVAISPARYMLPVDERFPRSLLRRVKADDAVADVQALLVERTMARVRVAGSPARPIRVISVPDETLPAASERAAEDSSTKTKRTWLNIPGLDENRVQLRRPGTALVDRKTRSEYGFDFESFGFQPSGAPAEQSIELSQQSIELVGAFTLGTDFANEGSLLIAESSFPTYFPRRGMGKPLQVVDLGLIRLHEGHSPGEVAKRLTQMAEGQWQVMTREQIRDREQTFWSEQTPVGMIFLIGTLMGFAVGIIICYQILFTNLQDAMSEYATLKAMGYPNRYFVGLVIRQSVYLSVLGFIPAVLIVLGLFRVLESLTGLPMALTLPRAASVLALTTLMCLISGLLALRKLVRADPASLF
- a CDS encoding GYF domain-containing protein; amino-acid sequence: MSVWFVQRGDEQLGPLKPAELLALVRDGSVVAETKIRKDDSNWFTASEVGGLFEAARRPTIEHYCPNCNVRVNQPPTHCPECGKDLERTKTRIIENSIAQTKRPSDSQSSGPSNSAKRWLQKKIRRDKK